The DNA region TCAATGCGGAAGCCCGGGTCAAACTTGCGGTCCATCACCAGCGGCGCTTTCGCCTCCATCACCGTGCTTCCCGCCAGGCCGCCGCGGATCGCCTGAAATACCTGCTCGGGCTCCACGCCGGCCTTGCTTGCCAGCACAAACGCTTCGGACATAGCGGCGATGTTGAGGGCGACGATCACCTGGTTGGACAGCTTGGTGATGTTGCCGGAGCCGACGTCGCCGGTATGCACGACCGAACCGGCCATCGCCTTGAGCAAGTCATAGCTTTGCTCGAATACTTTTTTGTCGCCGCCGACCATGACGGACAAGGTGCCGTCGATCGCCTTCGGCTGGCCGCCGCTGACCGGGGCGTCCAGGAACGGAATGCCCCGCTCAGCCAGCACCGCCCCCACTTCGCGGCTGACCAGCGGCGCGATGGAACTCATGTCGATGACCACGGCCCCCGCTTTAATCCCTTCGATGACGCCGTTTTCGCCAAGCACGACTTCTTTAACGTGCGGAGAATTCGGCAGCATGGTGATAACGGCATCCACCTGCCCGGCCGCTTCTTTGGGAGAAGCGG from Paenibacillus macerans includes:
- the garR gene encoding 2-hydroxy-3-oxopropionate reductase, with product MKLDYKTGGETKMKTIGFIGLGIMGKPMSLNLIKAGYSLVVMDRNPEAVKELQAAGAKAAASPKEAAGQVDAVITMLPNSPHVKEVVLGENGVIEGIKAGAVVIDMSSIAPLVSREVGAVLAERGIPFLDAPVSGGQPKAIDGTLSVMVGGDKKVFEQSYDLLKAMAGSVVHTGDVGSGNITKLSNQVIVALNIAAMSEAFVLASKAGVEPEQVFQAIRGGLAGSTVMEAKAPLVMDRKFDPGFRIDLHIKDLTNALDTSHEIGVPLPLTASVLEMMHALKADGLGTADHGALIRHYEKMAHTEVKR